A genomic stretch from Mesoplodon densirostris isolate mMesDen1 chromosome 3, mMesDen1 primary haplotype, whole genome shotgun sequence includes:
- the PNPLA6 gene encoding patatin-like phospholipase domain-containing protein 6 isoform X4 — protein MGTSRPGPTAISSAALARCDEVPGVPAPGEGLAERVCDAQPVPFVPQVLGVMIGAGVAVLVTAVLILLLVRRLRVPKTPAPDGPRYRFRKRDKVLFYGRKIMRKVSQSTSSLVDASVSTTSRPRMKKKLKMLNIAKKILRIQKEAPTLQRKEPPPAVLEADLTEGDLANSHLPSEVLYMLKNVRVLGHFEKPLFLELCRHMVFQRLSQGDYVFRPGQPDASIYVVQDGLLELCLPAPDGKECVVKEVVPGDSVNSLLSILDVITGHQHPQRTVSARAARDSTVLRLPVEAFSAVFTKYPESLVRVVQIIMVRLQRVTFLALHNYLGLTNELFSHEIQPLRLFPSPGLPARTSPVRGSKRIVSTSATEEARETPGRPPDPTGAPLPGTAGDPVKPTSLEAPSAPLLSRCISMPVDISGLQGGPRSDFDMAYERGRISVSLQEEASWGPQAAPAREPREQPAGACEYSYCEDESATGGCPFGPYQGRQTSSIFEAAKRELAKLMRIEDPSLLNSRVLLHHTKAGTIIARQGDQDVSLHFVLWGCLHVYQRMIDKAEDVCLFVVQPGELVGQLAVLTGEPLIFTLRAQRDCTFLRISKSDFYEIMRAQPSVVLSAAQTVAARMSPFVRQMDFAIDWTAVEAGRALYRQGDRSDCTYIVLNGRLRSVIQRGNGKKELVGEYGRGDLIGVVEALTRQPRATTVHAVRDTELAKLPEGTLGHIKRRYPQVVTRLIHLLSQKILGNLQQLQGPFPGSGLGVPPHSELTNPASNLATVAVLPVCAEVPMVAFMLELQHALQAIGPTLLLNSDIIRARLGASALDSIQEFRLSGWLAQQEDTHRIVLYQTDASLTPWTLRCLRQADCILIVGLGDQEPTLGQLEQMLENTAVRALKQLVLLHREEGPGPTRTVEWLNMRSWCSGHLHLRCPRRLFSRRSPAKLHELYEKVFSRRADRHSDFSRLARVLTGNTIALVLGGGGARGCSHIGVLKALEEAGVPVDLVGGTSIGSFIGALYAEERSASRTKQRAREWAKSMTSVLEPVLDLTYPVTSMFTGSAFNRSIHRVFQDKQIEDLWLPYFNVTTDITASAMRVHKDGSLWRYVRASMTLSGYLPPLCDPKDGHLLMDGGYINNLPADIARSMGAKTVIAIDVGSQDETDLSTYGDSLSGWWLLWKRLNPWADKIKVPDMAEIQSRLAYVSCVRQLEVVKSSSYCEYLRPPIDCFKTMDFGKFDQIYDVGYQYGKAVFGGWSRGDIIEKMLTDRRSADLNESRRADVLAFPSSGFTDLAEIVSRIEPPTSYVSVSDGCADGEESDCLTEYEEDVGPDCSRDEGGSPEGASPSTASEMEEGKSILRHRSCAPQDVPRSADA, from the exons atggggacgTCGAGGCCCGGGCCGACTGCGATCTCGAGTGCGGCCTTGGCCCGGTGCGATGAGGTCCCGGGCGTCCCGGCCCCCGGGGAAGGCTTGGCGGAGCGGGTATGCGATGCGCAGCCAGTGCCGTTCGTCCCGCAGGTGCTGGGCGTGATGATCGGGGCTGGAGTCGCGGTGCTGGTCACGGCCGTGCTCATCCTCCTGCTGGTGCGGAGGCTTCGAGTGCCGA AAACCCCAGCCCCGGATGGCCCGCGGTATCGATTCCGGAAGAGAGATAAAGTGCTTTTCTATGGCCGGAAGATTATGCGGAAG GTATCACAATCCACTTCTTCGCTGGTGGACGCCTCCGTCTCCACCACTTCCCGGCCACGCATGAAGAAGAAActtaagatgctcaacattgctaagaA gATCCTGCGCATCCAGAAAGAGGCGCCAACGCTGCAGCGGAAGGAGCCCCCGCCTGCGGTGCTGGAGGCTGACCTGACGGAGGGCGACCTGGCCAACTCCCACCTGCCCTCCGAGGTGCTCTACATGCTCAAGAACGTCCG GGTGCTGGGCCACTTTGAGAAGCCGCTCTTCCTGGAGCTGTGCCGGCACATGGTCTTCCAGCGGCTCAGCCAGGGTGACTACGTCTTCCGGCCAGGCCAGCCCGATGCCAGCATCTACGTGGTGCAGGATGGGCTGCTGGAGCTCTGTCTGCCGGCTCCT GATGGGAAGGAGTGTGTGGTGAAGGAAGTGGTTCCTGGAGACAGTGTCAACAGCCTTCTGAGCATCCTAGATGTCATCACC GGTCACCAGCACCCCCAGCGTACTGTGTCCGCTCGGGCGGCCCGAGACTCCACGGTGCTGCGGCTTCCAGTCGAGGCCTTCTCAGCCGTCTTCACCAAGTATCCCGAGAGCTTGGTGCGGGTAGTGCAG ATCATCATGGTGAGGCTGCAGCGGGTCACTTTCCTGGCACTTCACAACTACCTGGGTCTGACCAATGAGCTCTTCAGCCAT gagaTCCAGCCCCTGCGCCTCttccccagcccaggcctcccaGCCCGCACCAGCCCTGTGCGTGGCTCCAAGCGGATCGTCAGCACCTCTGCTACTGAGGAGGCGAGGGAGACGCCTGGCCGGCCGCCTGACCCCACCGGGGCCCCACTGCCTGGAACTGCAG GGGACCCAGTGAAGCCCACATCCCTGGAAGCCCCCTCGGCCCCCTTGCTGAGTCGCTGCATCTCGATGCCAGTGGACATCTCAG GCTTGCAGGGCGGCCCTCGCTCGGACTTTGACATGGCATATGAGCGGGGCCGGATCTCCGTGTCCCTGCAGGAAGAGGCCTCATGGGGGCCCCAGGCAGCCCCGGCTCGG GAGCCCCGGGAGCAGCCAGCCGGCGCCTGTGAATACAGCTACTGTGAGGATGAGTCGGCCACTGGCGGGTGCCCCTTCGGGCCCTACCAGGGCCGCCAGACGAGCAGCATCTTTGAGGCGGCAAAGCGAGAGCTGGCCAAGCTGATGCGGATCGAG gACCCCTCCCTTTTGAATAGCCGAGTCTTGCTGCATCACACCAAAGCCGGCACCATCATTGCCCGCCAGGGGGACCAG GATGTGAGCCTACACTTCGTGCTCTGGGGCTGCCTGCACGTCTACCAGCGCATGATCGACAAGGCCGAAGATGTGTGCCTGTTCGTGGTGCAGCCTGGGGAGCTGGTGGGACAGCTGGCCGTGCTTACCGGCGAGCCCCTCATCTTCACACTGCGAGCCCAGCGTGATTGCACCTTCCTGCGGATCTCCAAGTCCGACTTCTATGA GATCATGCGTGCACAGCCCAGTGTAGTGCTGAGTGCCGCGCAGACCGTGGCCGCGAGGATGTCGCCCTTCGTGCGCCAGATGGACTTCGCCATCGACTGGACAGCGGTGGAGGCAGGACGCGCACTGTACAG gcagggCGACCGCTCCGACTGCACCTACATCGTGCTTAATGGGCGGCTGCGAAGTGTCATCCAGCGTGGCAACGGCAAGAAGGAGCTGGTGGGCGAGTACGGCCGTGGGGATCTCATAGGAGTG GTGGAGGCGCTGACCAGGCAGCCACGTGCCACGACGGTACACGCGGTGCGCGACACAGAGCTGGCCAAACTCCCCGAGGGCACCCTGGGCCACATCAAACGTCGATACCCGCAG GTCGTGACCCGCCTCATCCACCTGCTGAGCCAGAAAATTCTGGGGAATTTGCAGCAGCTGCAAGGACCCTTCCCAG GTTCGGGCCTAGGTGTTCCCCCTCACTCGGAGCTCACCAACCCAGCCAGCAACCTGGCAACGGTGGCAGTGCTGCCCGTGTGTGCCGAGGTGCCCATGGTGGCCTTCATGCTGGAGCTGCAGCATGCTTTGCAAGCCATTG GCCCCACACTTCTCCTCAACAGTGACATCATCCGGGCACGCCTGGGGGCCTCTGCGCTGGACAG CATCCAAGAATTCCGGCTGTCAGGGTGGCTGGCCCAGCAGGAGGACACGCACCGCATCGTGCTCTACCAGACAGACGCATCGCTGACGCCCTGGACCCTGCGCTGCCTGCGCCAGGCCGACTGCATCCTCATCGTGGGCCTTGGCGACCAGGAGCCCACGCTTGGCCAG CTGGAGCAGATGCTGGAGAACACGGCGGTGCGCGCCCTCAAGCAGCTGGTCCTGCTGCACCGCGAGGAGGGCCCGGGCCCCACGCGCACAGTGGAGTGGCTCAACATGCGCAGCTGGTGCTCGGGGCACCTGCATCTGCGCTGTCCGCGTCGCCTCTTCTCGCGCCGCAGCCCCGCCAAGCTG CACGAGCTCTACGAGAAGGTTTTCTCGAGGCGCGCTGACCGGCACAGCGACTTCTCCCGCCTGGCGCGGGTGCTCACAGGCAACACCATCGCCTTGGtgctgggcgggggcggggccag GGGCTGCTCACACATCGGGGTGCTGAAGGCATTAGAGGAGGCGGGGGTCCCTGTCGACCTGGTGGGCGGCACGTCCATCGGCTCCTTCATTGGGGCCTTGTACGCCGAGGAGCGGAGCGCCAGCCGCACTAAACAGCGGGCCCGGGAGTGGGCCAAG AGCATGACTTCAGTTCTGGAGCCCGTGCTGGACCTCACCTACCCCGTCACCTCCATGTTCACGGGGTCGGCCTTCAACCGCAGCATCCACCGTGTCTTCCAGGACAAGCAGATCGAG GACCTGTGGCTGCCGTACTTCAACGTGACCACGGACATCACCGCCTCGGCCATGCGTGTCCACAAAGATG GCTCCCTGTGGCGATACGTGCGTGCCAGCATGACACTCTCGGGATACCTGCCGCCACTGTGTGACCCCAAGGACGGGCATCTCCTCATGGACGGTGGCTACATCAACAACCTGCCAG CGGACATTGCTCGCAGCATGGGTGCCAAGACGGTTATCGCCATCGACGTGGGAAGCCAGGATGAGACAGACCTCAGCACCTATGGGGacagcctctctggctggtggcTGCTGTGGAAGCGGCTGAACCCCTGGGCAGACAAGATCAAGGTTCCAGACATGGCCGAGATCCAGTCTCGCCTGGCCTATGTGTCCTGCGTGCGGCAGCTGGAGGTCGTGAAGTCCAGCTCGTACTGCGAGTACCTGCGCCCACCCATCGACTGCTTCAAGACCATGGACTTCGGGAAGTTCGACCAGATCTAT
- the PNPLA6 gene encoding patatin-like phospholipase domain-containing protein 6 isoform X3, with translation MGTSRPGPTAISSAALARCDEVPGVPAPGEGLAERVCDAQPVPFVPQVLGVMIGAGVAVLVTAVLILLLVRRLRVPKTPAPDGPRYRFRKRDKVLFYGRKIMRKVSQSTSSLVDASVSTTSRPRMKKKLKMLNIAKKILRIQKEAPTLQRKEPPPAVLEADLTEGDLANSHLPSEVLYMLKNVRVLGHFEKPLFLELCRHMVFQRLSQGDYVFRPGQPDASIYVVQDGLLELCLPAPDGKECVVKEVVPGDSVNSLLSILDVITGHQHPQRTVSARAARDSTVLRLPVEAFSAVFTKYPESLVRVVQIIMVRLQRVTFLALHNYLGLTNELFSHEIQPLRLFPSPGLPARTSPVRGSKRIVSTSATEEARETPGRPPDPTGAPLPGTAGDPVKPTSLEAPSAPLLSRCISMPVDISGLQGGPRSDFDMAYERGRISVSLQEEASWGPQAAPAREPREQPAGACEYSYCEDESATGGCPFGPYQGRQTSSIFEAAKRELAKLMRIEDPSLLNSRVLLHHTKAGTIIARQGDQDVSLHFVLWGCLHVYQRMIDKAEDVCLFVVQPGELVGQLAVLTGEPLIFTLRAQRDCTFLRISKSDFYEIMRAQPSVVLSAAQTVAARMSPFVRQMDFAIDWTAVEAGRALYRQGDRSDCTYIVLNGRLRSVIQRGNGKKELVGEYGRGDLIGVVEALTRQPRATTVHAVRDTELAKLPEGTLGHIKRRYPQVVTRLIHLLSQKILGNLQQLQGPFPAGSGLGVPPHSELTNPASNLATVAVLPVCAEVPMVAFMLELQHALQAIGPTLLLNSDIIRARLGASALDSIQEFRLSGWLAQQEDTHRIVLYQTDASLTPWTLRCLRQADCILIVGLGDQEPTLGQLEQMLENTAVRALKQLVLLHREEGPGPTRTVEWLNMRSWCSGHLHLRCPRRLFSRRSPAKLHELYEKVFSRRADRHSDFSRLARVLTGNTIALVLGGGGARGCSHIGVLKALEEAGVPVDLVGGTSIGSFIGALYAEERSASRTKQRAREWAKSMTSVLEPVLDLTYPVTSMFTGSAFNRSIHRVFQDKQIEDLWLPYFNVTTDITASAMRVHKDGSLWRYVRASMTLSGYLPPLCDPKDGHLLMDGGYINNLPADIARSMGAKTVIAIDVGSQDETDLSTYGDSLSGWWLLWKRLNPWADKIKVPDMAEIQSRLAYVSCVRQLEVVKSSSYCEYLRPPIDCFKTMDFGKFDQIYDVGYQYGKAVFGGWSRGDIIEKMLTDRRSADLNESRRADVLAFPSSGFTDLAEIVSRIEPPTSYVSVSDGCADGEESDCLTEYEEDVGPDCSRDEGGSPEGASPSTASEMEEGKSILRHRSCAPQDVPRSADA, from the exons atggggacgTCGAGGCCCGGGCCGACTGCGATCTCGAGTGCGGCCTTGGCCCGGTGCGATGAGGTCCCGGGCGTCCCGGCCCCCGGGGAAGGCTTGGCGGAGCGGGTATGCGATGCGCAGCCAGTGCCGTTCGTCCCGCAGGTGCTGGGCGTGATGATCGGGGCTGGAGTCGCGGTGCTGGTCACGGCCGTGCTCATCCTCCTGCTGGTGCGGAGGCTTCGAGTGCCGA AAACCCCAGCCCCGGATGGCCCGCGGTATCGATTCCGGAAGAGAGATAAAGTGCTTTTCTATGGCCGGAAGATTATGCGGAAG GTATCACAATCCACTTCTTCGCTGGTGGACGCCTCCGTCTCCACCACTTCCCGGCCACGCATGAAGAAGAAActtaagatgctcaacattgctaagaA gATCCTGCGCATCCAGAAAGAGGCGCCAACGCTGCAGCGGAAGGAGCCCCCGCCTGCGGTGCTGGAGGCTGACCTGACGGAGGGCGACCTGGCCAACTCCCACCTGCCCTCCGAGGTGCTCTACATGCTCAAGAACGTCCG GGTGCTGGGCCACTTTGAGAAGCCGCTCTTCCTGGAGCTGTGCCGGCACATGGTCTTCCAGCGGCTCAGCCAGGGTGACTACGTCTTCCGGCCAGGCCAGCCCGATGCCAGCATCTACGTGGTGCAGGATGGGCTGCTGGAGCTCTGTCTGCCGGCTCCT GATGGGAAGGAGTGTGTGGTGAAGGAAGTGGTTCCTGGAGACAGTGTCAACAGCCTTCTGAGCATCCTAGATGTCATCACC GGTCACCAGCACCCCCAGCGTACTGTGTCCGCTCGGGCGGCCCGAGACTCCACGGTGCTGCGGCTTCCAGTCGAGGCCTTCTCAGCCGTCTTCACCAAGTATCCCGAGAGCTTGGTGCGGGTAGTGCAG ATCATCATGGTGAGGCTGCAGCGGGTCACTTTCCTGGCACTTCACAACTACCTGGGTCTGACCAATGAGCTCTTCAGCCAT gagaTCCAGCCCCTGCGCCTCttccccagcccaggcctcccaGCCCGCACCAGCCCTGTGCGTGGCTCCAAGCGGATCGTCAGCACCTCTGCTACTGAGGAGGCGAGGGAGACGCCTGGCCGGCCGCCTGACCCCACCGGGGCCCCACTGCCTGGAACTGCAG GGGACCCAGTGAAGCCCACATCCCTGGAAGCCCCCTCGGCCCCCTTGCTGAGTCGCTGCATCTCGATGCCAGTGGACATCTCAG GCTTGCAGGGCGGCCCTCGCTCGGACTTTGACATGGCATATGAGCGGGGCCGGATCTCCGTGTCCCTGCAGGAAGAGGCCTCATGGGGGCCCCAGGCAGCCCCGGCTCGG GAGCCCCGGGAGCAGCCAGCCGGCGCCTGTGAATACAGCTACTGTGAGGATGAGTCGGCCACTGGCGGGTGCCCCTTCGGGCCCTACCAGGGCCGCCAGACGAGCAGCATCTTTGAGGCGGCAAAGCGAGAGCTGGCCAAGCTGATGCGGATCGAG gACCCCTCCCTTTTGAATAGCCGAGTCTTGCTGCATCACACCAAAGCCGGCACCATCATTGCCCGCCAGGGGGACCAG GATGTGAGCCTACACTTCGTGCTCTGGGGCTGCCTGCACGTCTACCAGCGCATGATCGACAAGGCCGAAGATGTGTGCCTGTTCGTGGTGCAGCCTGGGGAGCTGGTGGGACAGCTGGCCGTGCTTACCGGCGAGCCCCTCATCTTCACACTGCGAGCCCAGCGTGATTGCACCTTCCTGCGGATCTCCAAGTCCGACTTCTATGA GATCATGCGTGCACAGCCCAGTGTAGTGCTGAGTGCCGCGCAGACCGTGGCCGCGAGGATGTCGCCCTTCGTGCGCCAGATGGACTTCGCCATCGACTGGACAGCGGTGGAGGCAGGACGCGCACTGTACAG gcagggCGACCGCTCCGACTGCACCTACATCGTGCTTAATGGGCGGCTGCGAAGTGTCATCCAGCGTGGCAACGGCAAGAAGGAGCTGGTGGGCGAGTACGGCCGTGGGGATCTCATAGGAGTG GTGGAGGCGCTGACCAGGCAGCCACGTGCCACGACGGTACACGCGGTGCGCGACACAGAGCTGGCCAAACTCCCCGAGGGCACCCTGGGCCACATCAAACGTCGATACCCGCAG GTCGTGACCCGCCTCATCCACCTGCTGAGCCAGAAAATTCTGGGGAATTTGCAGCAGCTGCAAGGACCCTTCCCAG CAGGTTCGGGCCTAGGTGTTCCCCCTCACTCGGAGCTCACCAACCCAGCCAGCAACCTGGCAACGGTGGCAGTGCTGCCCGTGTGTGCCGAGGTGCCCATGGTGGCCTTCATGCTGGAGCTGCAGCATGCTTTGCAAGCCATTG GCCCCACACTTCTCCTCAACAGTGACATCATCCGGGCACGCCTGGGGGCCTCTGCGCTGGACAG CATCCAAGAATTCCGGCTGTCAGGGTGGCTGGCCCAGCAGGAGGACACGCACCGCATCGTGCTCTACCAGACAGACGCATCGCTGACGCCCTGGACCCTGCGCTGCCTGCGCCAGGCCGACTGCATCCTCATCGTGGGCCTTGGCGACCAGGAGCCCACGCTTGGCCAG CTGGAGCAGATGCTGGAGAACACGGCGGTGCGCGCCCTCAAGCAGCTGGTCCTGCTGCACCGCGAGGAGGGCCCGGGCCCCACGCGCACAGTGGAGTGGCTCAACATGCGCAGCTGGTGCTCGGGGCACCTGCATCTGCGCTGTCCGCGTCGCCTCTTCTCGCGCCGCAGCCCCGCCAAGCTG CACGAGCTCTACGAGAAGGTTTTCTCGAGGCGCGCTGACCGGCACAGCGACTTCTCCCGCCTGGCGCGGGTGCTCACAGGCAACACCATCGCCTTGGtgctgggcgggggcggggccag GGGCTGCTCACACATCGGGGTGCTGAAGGCATTAGAGGAGGCGGGGGTCCCTGTCGACCTGGTGGGCGGCACGTCCATCGGCTCCTTCATTGGGGCCTTGTACGCCGAGGAGCGGAGCGCCAGCCGCACTAAACAGCGGGCCCGGGAGTGGGCCAAG AGCATGACTTCAGTTCTGGAGCCCGTGCTGGACCTCACCTACCCCGTCACCTCCATGTTCACGGGGTCGGCCTTCAACCGCAGCATCCACCGTGTCTTCCAGGACAAGCAGATCGAG GACCTGTGGCTGCCGTACTTCAACGTGACCACGGACATCACCGCCTCGGCCATGCGTGTCCACAAAGATG GCTCCCTGTGGCGATACGTGCGTGCCAGCATGACACTCTCGGGATACCTGCCGCCACTGTGTGACCCCAAGGACGGGCATCTCCTCATGGACGGTGGCTACATCAACAACCTGCCAG CGGACATTGCTCGCAGCATGGGTGCCAAGACGGTTATCGCCATCGACGTGGGAAGCCAGGATGAGACAGACCTCAGCACCTATGGGGacagcctctctggctggtggcTGCTGTGGAAGCGGCTGAACCCCTGGGCAGACAAGATCAAGGTTCCAGACATGGCCGAGATCCAGTCTCGCCTGGCCTATGTGTCCTGCGTGCGGCAGCTGGAGGTCGTGAAGTCCAGCTCGTACTGCGAGTACCTGCGCCCACCCATCGACTGCTTCAAGACCATGGACTTCGGGAAGTTCGACCAGATCTAT